In a genomic window of Deinococcus roseus:
- the ligA gene encoding NAD-dependent DNA ligase LigA, producing MSNQEHYLSLVNEIQEHNRRYYLQDNPLVSDAEYDQLMRELRSLEEQHPDWIVKDSPTQTVGADTEEAAEHALLARSPFAPIQHLHRMTSLDNAFDDADLQSFEDRINRVLGTSGQTYHYTCELKIDGLSINVHYHNGNLIWAATRGNGVIGEDVTQNLLTIPGIPRKLEGVPEHLEVRGEVFMTKEEFLRLNAEAEELGGTVFKNPRNAAAGSLRQKDASITASRKLQVNFYALGSTEGLSIQTQWDLLTWLQGHGFQTNPYSKRVQGWQEATDYHREMIQQRPQFPVDADGSVIKVDRFDLQNELGFTSRAPRWAIAYKFPVEEARTVLRDITINVGRTGKLAPLAVLDPVDVEGSTVARATLHNEDFIRDLDLHLGDTVVIRKAGGVIPEIVRVVTELRPEGSVLFQFPKECPVCHHEVTRDPENADTYCVNPECPSQSYQRILHFIHKGAMDIAGMGEKTLEQLVNTGIVKSVADLYDLNLETLLKIERMGEKNATKLLQQLQDSKTRPLSRLIFGLGIRYVGARNAELLEKHFPDLDALLNASEQTLCNIPGLGDRIAESVYHALQDQNMRDVVERLRGQGLNFKSTFEAAGEELAGLTFVITGSLSQPRDDVKKRLERLGARVTGSVTKKTDYVLAGEDAGSKLDKARDLGVKVIDETTLDALIAEKTKA from the coding sequence ATGAGCAACCAAGAACACTATTTGTCCCTCGTGAACGAGATTCAGGAGCATAACCGCCGTTATTATCTGCAAGACAACCCGCTGGTCAGCGACGCCGAATACGACCAGTTGATGCGCGAACTCAGGAGCCTGGAAGAACAGCATCCAGACTGGATTGTGAAAGACAGTCCCACCCAGACCGTCGGTGCAGACACCGAAGAAGCCGCCGAACATGCCCTGCTTGCCCGCTCTCCTTTTGCGCCCATCCAGCACCTGCACCGCATGACCAGCCTGGACAATGCTTTCGATGATGCAGATTTGCAGTCTTTTGAGGACCGCATCAACCGGGTGCTGGGCACCAGTGGCCAGACCTACCACTACACCTGCGAACTGAAAATCGACGGCCTGAGCATCAACGTGCACTACCACAACGGAAACCTCATCTGGGCGGCCACCCGGGGCAACGGGGTGATCGGGGAGGATGTCACCCAGAACCTGCTGACCATTCCAGGTATACCCAGAAAACTGGAAGGCGTCCCAGAGCATCTGGAGGTGCGTGGAGAGGTCTTCATGACCAAAGAGGAATTTTTGCGCCTCAATGCAGAAGCAGAAGAACTGGGGGGCACGGTCTTCAAGAACCCCAGAAATGCGGCTGCAGGTTCCCTCAGGCAGAAAGATGCCAGCATCACCGCCAGCAGAAAACTGCAGGTGAACTTCTATGCGCTGGGCAGCACAGAAGGGCTTTCCATCCAGACCCAGTGGGACCTCCTGACCTGGCTGCAAGGCCACGGTTTCCAGACCAACCCCTACTCCAAACGGGTGCAGGGCTGGCAGGAGGCCACCGATTACCACCGCGAGATGATCCAGCAACGCCCACAATTCCCTGTGGATGCAGACGGCTCTGTGATCAAGGTGGACCGTTTTGATCTGCAGAACGAACTGGGCTTCACTTCCCGTGCCCCCAGATGGGCCATTGCCTACAAGTTCCCCGTGGAAGAAGCCAGGACGGTGCTCAGAGACATCACCATCAATGTAGGACGCACTGGAAAGCTGGCTCCTCTGGCCGTGCTGGATCCGGTGGATGTGGAAGGCTCCACGGTGGCCCGGGCCACCCTGCACAACGAAGACTTCATCCGGGACCTGGATTTGCACCTCGGAGACACCGTGGTGATCCGCAAGGCTGGAGGGGTGATTCCCGAAATCGTGCGGGTGGTGACCGAACTGCGCCCAGAGGGCTCTGTGCTGTTCCAGTTCCCAAAAGAATGCCCGGTGTGCCACCACGAAGTCACCCGTGACCCCGAAAACGCCGACACCTACTGTGTGAACCCAGAGTGCCCTTCCCAGTCTTACCAGCGCATCCTGCATTTCATCCACAAGGGGGCCATGGACATTGCTGGAATGGGAGAAAAAACCCTCGAGCAACTGGTGAACACAGGCATTGTCAAAAGCGTGGCAGACCTCTATGACCTGAACCTCGAAACCCTGCTGAAAATCGAACGGATGGGGGAGAAGAACGCCACCAAACTGCTGCAGCAACTGCAGGACAGCAAAACCAGACCCCTCAGCCGCCTGATTTTTGGGCTGGGCATCCGTTATGTGGGGGCACGCAATGCTGAGCTGCTGGAAAAACACTTCCCGGACCTGGACGCCCTCTTGAATGCCAGTGAACAGACCCTCTGCAACATCCCCGGTCTGGGAGACCGCATCGCAGAGAGCGTTTACCATGCCCTGCAGGACCAGAACATGCGGGATGTGGTTGAGCGCCTGAGGGGACAGGGCCTCAACTTCAAGAGCACCTTTGAAGCTGCAGGAGAAGAGCTGGCAGGCCTGACATTCGTGATCACCGGAAGCCTGTCCCAGCCCCGAGACGATGTCAAAAAACGCCTGGAACGCCTGGGAGCCAGGGTGACAGGCAGCGTCACCAAAAAAACCGATTACGTGCTGGCCGGAGAAGATGCAGGATCCAAACTGGACAAGGCCCGTGACCTCGGGGTGAAAGTCATTGACGAGACCACACTGGATGCTCTGATTGCTGAAAAAACCAAAGCCTGA
- a CDS encoding BMP family lipoprotein, producing MKKTALIAVLGLTAMLSAASAQQVKVGIAFDAGGKFDHSFNESAWNGAKRAEKDFKILLKDFEPSDPSQVVSGIRSFAQNGFDLTLAIGFANNASITSVAKENNDLAFGLIDDVSEAKNVQSVTFKEQEGSYLVGYIAGLSTSTGVVGFIGGMDIPLIHKFEAGFTAGVKAANPKAKVIAQYVGTTPQAWNDPAKAKEIAGTMKARGTDIIYGAAGASGNGLIDFVKTTQCIKKSQLPKGVAFSSDLFKNVPKSEGYRAKCTGDARPMFFIGVDSDQTRFGDTDSNSKTLNHGLTSMLKRVDNAVYSIIKGVVTNTFKGGGVSLGLKEGGVGYAVSDYNRALLPQSLLAKVEKAKAAIIAGKVSVPEK from the coding sequence ATGAAGAAAACCGCATTAATCGCTGTGCTGGGCCTGACTGCCATGCTGAGCGCAGCCAGTGCACAACAGGTCAAAGTGGGGATCGCATTCGATGCAGGCGGCAAGTTTGACCACTCGTTCAACGAGTCTGCCTGGAACGGTGCCAAGCGTGCCGAAAAAGACTTCAAGATCCTCCTCAAGGACTTCGAACCCTCCGACCCCAGCCAGGTGGTCAGCGGCATCCGTTCTTTCGCCCAGAACGGCTTTGACCTGACCCTCGCCATCGGGTTTGCCAACAATGCTTCCATCACCAGCGTGGCCAAAGAAAACAACGATCTGGCTTTCGGCCTGATCGACGACGTTTCAGAAGCCAAAAACGTGCAGAGCGTCACCTTCAAGGAGCAGGAAGGTTCCTACCTGGTGGGCTACATCGCCGGTCTGAGCACCTCCACTGGCGTGGTGGGCTTCATCGGCGGGATGGACATCCCCCTGATCCACAAATTTGAAGCTGGCTTCACTGCCGGTGTGAAAGCCGCCAACCCCAAAGCCAAAGTGATCGCCCAGTACGTGGGAACCACCCCCCAGGCCTGGAACGACCCCGCCAAAGCCAAGGAAATCGCTGGCACCATGAAGGCCCGCGGCACCGACATCATCTACGGCGCTGCAGGTGCTTCCGGCAACGGTCTGATCGACTTCGTGAAGACCACCCAGTGCATCAAGAAGAGCCAGCTGCCCAAAGGCGTTGCTTTCAGCAGCGACCTCTTCAAGAATGTGCCCAAGTCTGAAGGCTACCGTGCCAAGTGCACCGGAGACGCCCGCCCCATGTTCTTCATCGGTGTGGACTCTGACCAGACCCGCTTCGGCGACACCGACAGCAACTCCAAGACCCTCAACCACGGTCTGACCAGCATGCTGAAACGCGTGGACAACGCTGTGTACTCCATCATCAAAGGGGTTGTCACCAACACCTTCAAGGGTGGCGGCGTGAGCCTCGGTCTGAAAGAAGGCGGCGTGGGTTACGCTGTCAGCGACTACAACCGTGCCCTGCTCCCCCAGAGCCTGCTGGCCAAAGTCGAGAAGGCCAAAGCAGCCATCATCGCTGGCAAAGTCAGCGTTCCCGAGAAATAA
- a CDS encoding HD domain-containing phosphohydrolase yields the protein MKIMLIDEPLLKSVLTLATLIEARDPYTGGHTWRVSQYSVKLAQSMNLSHDEVFLVALGGMIHDLGKIAIPDAILNKPERLTDDEFMKMRQHPIVGVSSMSDHPLADLVRPMIEEHHEKHDGSGYPYGKHGEETNLYARIVSIADAFDAMTSSRPYRKGMPTEKALSILTEGAGTQFDPQLTPLFVDLGKKGVLDHILGHSAEGRLLVGCPACGPILALPKDKGDGDVVCCPNCTGKYRIHRKGDHYEAEFTGVLDPSMTARPDLEEVQDFLKESPRALWIPG from the coding sequence ATGAAAATCATGCTGATCGACGAACCACTGCTCAAATCCGTGCTGACCCTGGCCACCCTGATCGAGGCAAGGGATCCCTACACCGGAGGGCACACCTGGAGGGTGAGCCAGTACTCCGTGAAGCTGGCCCAGAGCATGAACCTCAGCCATGACGAGGTGTTCCTGGTGGCCCTGGGGGGAATGATTCACGATCTGGGCAAGATCGCCATTCCAGATGCCATCCTCAACAAACCTGAACGCCTGACCGACGATGAATTCATGAAGATGCGCCAGCATCCGATTGTGGGGGTAAGTTCGATGTCTGATCATCCCCTCGCAGATCTGGTGCGCCCCATGATTGAGGAGCACCATGAAAAGCACGATGGCTCTGGGTACCCTTATGGCAAGCATGGAGAGGAAACCAATTTGTACGCCAGAATTGTTTCCATTGCAGATGCTTTCGATGCCATGACCAGTTCCCGGCCTTACCGCAAAGGCATGCCCACCGAAAAAGCCCTCTCCATCCTCACTGAAGGGGCAGGCACCCAGTTTGACCCCCAGCTCACCCCACTTTTTGTGGATCTGGGCAAGAAAGGCGTTCTGGACCACATCCTGGGTCACAGTGCTGAAGGTCGCCTGCTGGTGGGTTGCCCTGCTTGCGGTCCCATTCTGGCGCTGCCAAAAGACAAGGGGGATGGGGATGTGGTGTGCTGCCCGAATTGCACCGGGAAATACCGCATTCACCGCAAAGGGGACCATTATGAGGCTGAATTCACAGGCGTGCTGGACCCCAGCATGACCGCAAGACCCGACCTGGAAGAGGTGCAGGACTTCCTGAAAGAATCCCCCAGAGCCCTGTGGATTCCTGGCTGA
- a CDS encoding ABC transporter ATP-binding protein: MTQAKPYAIELKGITKRFPLVLANDNINLKVKWGSIHALVGENGAGKSTLMKILYGMQPPTSGEIWVNGQQVHFHDPKDSIAQGIGMVHQHFMLVEPLTVTENVILGMEPTSGTSINYAAARKRVRELIEQFKFDLDPDAKIEDLAVGVQQKVEILKTLYRGAKILILDEPTAVLTPNETKELFSFLKNNYIAQGNSVIFISHKLHEVLELCDEISVIRDGKMIGSIDASDATEIKIARMMVGRDVVLSVEKAPPQPKEVALELKNVKVQGPNKKPVVNNVSFSVRAGEIVGIAGIEGNGQSQLVEAITGLEHVNSGQILYQGKDIPRANAAKVSLAGVSHVPEDRNERGLVVDMTTAENMILGQHDRSPFAGFLGLLDLEKIEQISRERSEKFDVRPRSTSLLASQYSGGNAQKIIVAREMAKNPKILIASQPTRGVDIGAIEFIHKQIVAARDQGLAVLLVSADLTEVMNLSDRILVMFEGEMVGEVDAEVATQEQLGLMMAGVRDGARG; this comes from the coding sequence ATGACCCAGGCCAAACCCTATGCCATCGAACTCAAGGGCATCACCAAGCGTTTTCCGCTGGTGCTGGCCAACGACAACATCAACCTGAAGGTGAAATGGGGCAGCATCCATGCGCTGGTGGGAGAGAACGGCGCAGGGAAAAGCACCCTCATGAAAATCCTTTATGGCATGCAGCCCCCCACCAGTGGCGAAATCTGGGTGAACGGGCAGCAGGTGCATTTCCACGATCCCAAAGACTCGATTGCGCAGGGCATCGGGATGGTGCACCAGCACTTCATGCTGGTGGAACCCCTGACCGTGACCGAGAACGTGATTCTGGGGATGGAGCCCACCAGTGGCACCAGCATCAATTACGCTGCTGCACGCAAACGGGTGAGGGAATTGATTGAGCAGTTCAAGTTTGATCTGGACCCGGATGCAAAAATTGAGGATCTGGCTGTGGGGGTGCAGCAGAAGGTGGAGATTCTGAAAACCCTGTACCGGGGAGCCAAAATCCTGATTCTGGACGAACCCACTGCAGTCTTGACCCCCAATGAAACAAAAGAGCTTTTTTCTTTTTTGAAAAACAATTACATCGCGCAGGGGAACAGTGTGATTTTCATTTCCCACAAGCTGCACGAGGTTTTAGAGCTCTGTGATGAGATCTCGGTGATCCGGGACGGCAAGATGATTGGCAGCATTGATGCAAGTGATGCCACCGAGATCAAGATTGCCCGCATGATGGTGGGCCGCGATGTGGTGCTCAGCGTGGAGAAAGCCCCACCCCAGCCCAAAGAAGTGGCGCTGGAATTGAAAAATGTCAAGGTGCAGGGACCCAACAAGAAGCCTGTTGTGAACAACGTGAGCTTTTCCGTGCGGGCCGGAGAAATTGTGGGCATTGCCGGGATCGAAGGGAACGGCCAGAGCCAGCTGGTGGAAGCCATCACGGGCCTGGAACACGTCAACTCCGGGCAAATTCTGTACCAGGGCAAGGACATCCCCCGTGCCAATGCAGCAAAAGTCAGTCTGGCCGGGGTGTCCCACGTTCCAGAGGACCGCAACGAACGGGGTCTGGTGGTGGACATGACCACCGCCGAGAACATGATTCTGGGGCAGCATGACCGCTCTCCTTTTGCAGGTTTTCTGGGATTGCTGGACCTGGAGAAAATCGAGCAGATCTCCAGAGAACGCAGCGAGAAGTTCGATGTGCGTCCCAGAAGCACTTCCCTGCTGGCCAGCCAGTATTCGGGGGGAAATGCCCAGAAGATCATTGTGGCCCGTGAGATGGCCAAAAACCCCAAAATCCTGATTGCCAGTCAGCCCACCCGTGGGGTGGACATTGGGGCCATCGAGTTCATCCACAAGCAGATTGTGGCAGCCCGCGACCAGGGTCTGGCCGTGCTGCTGGTCAGTGCAGACCTCACCGAAGTGATGAACCTCTCTGACCGCATTCTGGTGATGTTCGAGGGGGAAATGGTGGGCGAGGTGGATGCCGAAGTCGCCACCCAGGAACAACTGGGCCTGATGATGGCTGGTGTGCGGGATGGTGCCAGGGGCTGA
- the bioA gene encoding adenosylmethionine--8-amino-7-oxononanoate transaminase: protein MASDFIWPPFTQTRTAPDPIKIVRGQGSVLYTEDGLELLDLISSWWVNLHGHAHPVLAEALYQQAQTLEHVIFAGFSHQPAEQLAESLCRLSGLDRLFFSDNGSTSVEVALKMALQYWHNLEQPRKRILTLQGGYHGDTFGAMSVGQSSGFYGPFEHLLFAVDALPFPAAPQASLDWLDRHLQQHAADVAAVILEPLVQGAAGMRMYSPEFLEAVCQKVRMAGGLVILDEVMTGFYRTGKLFAFQHTPVKPDFLCLSKGITGGFMPLGVTLTTSQIFEAFEGNSFSRAFAHGHSYTANPLSCAVANASLELLLHPETLQNISRIEEQHRTFLTELQPQKDIQGARVLGTLLAFEWQCQGEYGSSCSLNLRNAFLQKGLLLRPLGNTLYLMPPYCTTSTQLGRAHQTILQVLGETKSTP from the coding sequence ATGGCTTCTGATTTCATCTGGCCCCCCTTCACCCAGACCAGAACCGCACCGGACCCCATCAAAATCGTGCGGGGTCAGGGAAGCGTGCTTTACACCGAAGACGGCCTGGAACTGCTGGACCTGATTTCCTCCTGGTGGGTCAATTTGCACGGGCATGCCCATCCCGTCCTTGCAGAAGCCCTTTATCAGCAGGCACAGACGCTGGAACACGTGATTTTTGCAGGGTTCAGCCACCAGCCCGCAGAACAGCTTGCAGAAAGCCTGTGCAGGCTCTCAGGACTGGACCGCCTGTTCTTCTCGGACAATGGCTCCACCAGTGTGGAAGTGGCCCTCAAGATGGCCCTGCAATACTGGCACAACCTTGAACAGCCCAGAAAACGCATCCTGACCTTGCAGGGGGGTTACCACGGAGACACTTTTGGGGCCATGTCGGTGGGGCAGAGCTCGGGGTTTTATGGCCCTTTTGAGCACCTGCTTTTTGCTGTGGATGCCCTGCCTTTCCCGGCAGCCCCACAAGCCTCTCTGGACTGGCTGGACCGTCATCTGCAACAACATGCAGCAGATGTGGCTGCAGTCATTCTGGAGCCTCTGGTGCAGGGGGCCGCAGGCATGCGCATGTACAGCCCGGAATTTCTGGAAGCCGTGTGCCAGAAGGTCAGAATGGCCGGAGGTCTGGTCATCCTGGACGAGGTGATGACAGGGTTTTACCGCACTGGAAAACTGTTCGCTTTTCAGCACACCCCTGTGAAGCCCGATTTCCTGTGCCTCTCCAAAGGCATCACGGGAGGGTTCATGCCTCTGGGGGTGACCCTCACCACAAGTCAGATCTTTGAAGCGTTCGAGGGGAATTCCTTCAGCCGTGCATTTGCCCACGGACATTCTTACACCGCCAACCCGCTGTCCTGTGCAGTGGCAAATGCTTCTCTGGAGCTTCTGCTGCATCCTGAAACCCTGCAGAACATTTCACGCATTGAAGAGCAGCACCGCACCTTCCTGACCGAATTGCAGCCCCAGAAAGACATCCAGGGTGCCCGTGTTCTGGGCACCTTGCTGGCATTTGAATGGCAGTGTCAGGGAGAGTACGGCTCATCATGCAGTCTGAACCTCAGAAATGCGTTTTTGCAAAAAGGTTTGTTGTTGCGTCCCCTGGGCAACACCCTTTACCTGATGCCCCCCTACTGCACCACGTCAACGCAGCTGGGACGGGCGCATCAGACGATTTTGCAGGTGCTGGGTGAAACAAAAAGCACCCCATGA
- the bioD gene encoding dethiobiotin synthase, with the protein MKKAFVTGTGTGVGKTIVSAALCLHWKASYFKPIQTGLDSDTETVQRLTGAPAVPPRHHFPEPVSPHAAAKLAGAEIQLSDLQLPETNPLVVEGAGGVMVPINGQHLMLDVMAHFGLPVVVVASTQLGTINHTLLTLQALRHRNLQILGVVQVGEAEPTGTQAIEHYGSVPILFRLPLFSELTPASLTAFVETLHGF; encoded by the coding sequence ATGAAAAAAGCATTTGTGACCGGAACAGGAACGGGGGTGGGCAAAACCATTGTCAGCGCTGCTTTGTGCCTGCACTGGAAAGCCAGTTACTTCAAGCCCATCCAGACCGGACTGGATTCGGACACCGAAACCGTCCAGAGGCTCACGGGTGCTCCTGCTGTGCCGCCCAGGCACCACTTTCCAGAGCCAGTGTCGCCCCATGCTGCTGCAAAGCTGGCAGGTGCAGAGATCCAGCTCTCGGACCTCCAGCTTCCAGAGACAAACCCTCTGGTGGTGGAAGGGGCAGGAGGCGTGATGGTGCCCATCAACGGGCAACACCTGATGCTGGATGTGATGGCGCATTTTGGGTTGCCCGTGGTGGTGGTGGCTTCAACACAGCTTGGCACCATCAACCACACCCTTTTGACCTTGCAGGCCCTCAGGCACCGAAACCTTCAAATTCTGGGCGTGGTGCAGGTGGGAGAGGCTGAGCCCACTGGCACCCAGGCCATCGAGCATTACGGTAGCGTTCCCATCCTGTTTCGTCTGCCGCTGTTCTCTGAACTGACCCCGGCCAGCCTGACTGCATTTGTGGAGACCCTGCATGGCTTCTGA
- a CDS encoding methyltransferase domain-containing protein has product MTPFVADTFTRHAHTYEQHATVQRTIALRLLDFLPASDGVHQVLELGCGTGFLSDHLYSTYSQAHLTLLDASPGMLQQMQQKPWTSKAALVHAEAEQYHPPALQDLIVSSCAAQWFRDPVADLRRYWQHLQANGQLVFSVLLQGTLQEWHTCLQETYRHHQLPIQTHQMGHLPLKAWHSWPGLQCHTETHTLTYQNALEALRAIKNAGAAGSAVHLPAHLMRDALRRYDHAYPQGVPVTYQVLYGVCQK; this is encoded by the coding sequence ATGACCCCTTTTGTTGCAGACACCTTCACCCGCCATGCCCACACCTATGAGCAGCATGCCACCGTGCAGCGCACCATTGCCCTGCGCCTGCTGGATTTTCTGCCTGCATCGGACGGTGTACATCAGGTGCTGGAATTGGGCTGCGGCACTGGATTCCTGAGTGATCACCTGTACAGCACATATTCACAGGCCCACCTGACCCTGCTGGATGCCAGTCCAGGGATGCTGCAGCAAATGCAGCAAAAACCCTGGACCTCAAAGGCCGCTCTGGTCCATGCAGAAGCTGAACAGTACCATCCTCCTGCCCTGCAAGACCTGATTGTCAGCAGCTGTGCAGCCCAGTGGTTCAGGGATCCTGTGGCAGACCTCAGACGTTACTGGCAGCACCTTCAAGCCAATGGGCAGCTGGTTTTCTCGGTGCTTTTGCAGGGTACTTTGCAGGAATGGCACACCTGCTTGCAGGAAACCTACAGGCACCATCAACTTCCCATTCAAACCCACCAGATGGGTCATCTTCCCTTGAAAGCATGGCACTCCTGGCCCGGTCTGCAATGCCACACCGAGACCCACACCCTGACCTACCAGAATGCTCTGGAAGCCCTCAGGGCCATCAAGAATGCAGGGGCAGCTGGGTCCGCAGTGCATCTGCCCGCCCACCTGATGCGAGATGCCCTCAGGCGCTATGACCATGCATACCCTCAGGGGGTTCCTGTGACCTATCAGGTGCTGTATGGAGTGTGCCAGAAATGA
- a CDS encoding alpha/beta fold hydrolase — protein MTATFQKVLWLHGWSFSAEIWQQVHALLPDFEHHTLTYHNCTSAEDFVSLVQTRIAEVQPDVVVGWSLGATLALSCWKANPTFQVLVLSGSLKFTEVWPARVLQQMVRKLRHDPAKVIQDFWQHIGHEEVLQTRGLWPTEALIAGLQVLQDTDHSDLTHLHGHWLHGTHDPLMRPPEQLPFEVLDGGHLLMLTLPQNIAQVLRSMA, from the coding sequence GTGACAGCGACATTTCAAAAGGTGCTCTGGTTGCATGGCTGGTCTTTTTCTGCAGAAATCTGGCAGCAGGTGCACGCCTTGCTCCCAGATTTTGAACACCACACCCTGACGTACCACAACTGCACATCTGCTGAAGATTTTGTTTCTCTGGTGCAAACCCGGATTGCTGAAGTGCAGCCAGATGTGGTGGTGGGCTGGTCTCTGGGTGCAACCCTGGCCCTCAGTTGCTGGAAAGCCAACCCCACCTTTCAGGTGCTGGTGCTCTCTGGCAGCCTGAAGTTCACGGAGGTGTGGCCTGCACGGGTGTTGCAACAGATGGTGCGCAAACTCAGGCACGATCCTGCAAAAGTCATTCAGGATTTCTGGCAGCACATCGGCCATGAGGAGGTATTGCAGACCAGAGGCCTCTGGCCTACAGAAGCCCTGATCGCAGGCTTGCAGGTGCTGCAGGACACCGATCACTCTGACCTGACCCATTTGCACGGTCACTGGCTGCATGGCACCCATGATCCCCTGATGCGCCCCCCTGAGCAGCTGCCATTTGAGGTGCTGGATGGAGGGCACCTCCTGATGCTCACCCTCCCCCAGAACATTGCACAGGTTTTGCGGAGCATGGCATGA
- a CDS encoding aminotransferase class I/II-fold pyridoxal phosphate-dependent enzyme, translating into MNGLPEKWSHLQSLLEEQKQQGLLRSLTSSEPAERPGWIRRGGQLQLDLASNDYLGLSRHQPTTADPLIQAALNCHASTASRLVVGNHPIYPRFETALAELKGTEAALTFCSGYAANTGTLAALVSRHDTVFSDRLNHASIIDGIRLSGAKVQRYAHFDLGALEKALQNSPTTGRRWIVTDAVFSMDGTQAHLTELVRLKHQYGAYLMLDEAHSAGVFGPQGAGLAHAHHLQSHIDILMGTLGKAYGSHGAYIAGDRVLIQHLMQQARSWVFTTALPPSVVARSLLNLQQAMQMDQERETLQLNAKKFREQLQAAGLNCGASSTQIIPLLVGSNENALRLGTALQGAGLAAIPIRPPTVPAGTARIRFSLTAAHRWEDLQHALDTIISTCQKLELGQ; encoded by the coding sequence ATGAATGGTTTACCAGAGAAGTGGAGCCACTTGCAAAGCCTGCTGGAGGAGCAGAAGCAACAAGGCCTTTTGCGCTCCCTCACCAGCAGCGAACCTGCGGAACGCCCCGGATGGATTCGCAGGGGGGGGCAGTTGCAACTGGATCTGGCTTCTAACGATTATCTGGGCCTTTCCAGACACCAGCCCACCACCGCTGATCCCCTGATCCAGGCGGCTTTGAACTGCCATGCCAGCACCGCTTCCCGTCTGGTGGTGGGAAACCACCCCATTTACCCGCGTTTTGAAACGGCACTGGCTGAGCTCAAAGGCACCGAAGCTGCCCTCACTTTTTGCAGTGGTTATGCGGCCAACACGGGCACCCTGGCAGCTCTGGTGTCCCGACATGACACGGTGTTCAGTGACCGTCTGAACCACGCCAGCATCATTGACGGAATCCGGCTCAGCGGTGCAAAAGTCCAGCGTTATGCCCACTTTGACCTGGGAGCCCTGGAAAAAGCCCTTCAGAACAGCCCCACCACGGGAAGGCGATGGATCGTCACCGATGCAGTGTTCAGCATGGATGGCACGCAGGCCCACCTGACCGAACTGGTGCGCCTGAAACACCAGTACGGCGCATACCTGATGCTGGACGAGGCCCACTCCGCAGGCGTATTCGGGCCGCAAGGTGCAGGTCTGGCCCACGCCCACCATTTGCAATCCCACATCGACATCCTGATGGGCACCCTGGGCAAGGCTTACGGTTCACATGGGGCTTACATTGCCGGAGACCGGGTGCTGATCCAGCACCTGATGCAGCAGGCCCGAAGCTGGGTGTTCACCACGGCATTGCCCCCCAGTGTGGTGGCCCGATCCTTGCTGAACCTGCAGCAAGCCATGCAGATGGACCAGGAACGCGAGACCTTGCAGTTGAATGCAAAAAAGTTTCGGGAGCAACTGCAGGCAGCAGGCCTGAACTGTGGAGCTTCCAGCACCCAGATCATTCCCCTGCTGGTGGGCAGCAACGAAAACGCCCTGCGTCTGGGCACAGCTTTGCAAGGGGCAGGACTGGCGGCCATTCCCATCCGTCCGCCCACAGTGCCCGCAGGAACGGCCCGCATCCGGTTCTCCCTGACTGCTGCTCACCGCTGGGAAGATCTGCAACACGCCCTGGACACCATCATCAGCACCTGCCAGAAATTGGAGCTGGGACAGTGA